One window of Symbiobacterium terraclitae genomic DNA carries:
- the fabZ gene encoding 3-hydroxyacyl-ACP dehydratase FabZ — translation MVDRVLEHEPDRRIKGIKLVTINEPYFAGHFPDEPVMPGVMIVEAMTQTAGLIYSDAESGYLVALNNVKFTRFVTPGDVLVIEAEALERVGPFAKARVRATVDGQEVSRAEISYKFMSRGRE, via the coding sequence ATGGTGGACCGCGTACTGGAACATGAGCCCGACAGGCGCATCAAGGGCATCAAGCTGGTCACGATCAACGAGCCCTACTTCGCCGGCCACTTCCCCGACGAACCGGTCATGCCCGGGGTGATGATCGTGGAGGCGATGACCCAGACGGCCGGGCTGATCTACTCCGACGCCGAGTCGGGCTACCTGGTGGCCCTCAACAACGTCAAGTTCACCCGCTTCGTCACCCCCGGCGACGTGCTGGTGATCGAGGCGGAGGCGCTCGAGCGGGTGGGCCCCTTCGCCAAGGCACGGGTGCGGGCGACGGTGGACGGCCAGGAGGTCAGCCGGGCGGAGATCAGCTACAAGTTCATGAGCAGAGGGAGGGAGTGA
- a CDS encoding beta-ketoacyl-[acyl-carrier-protein] synthase family protein, with the protein MNIGTRVYCTGAGVISPLGHDRHSFWSALRSGDSGITEVTLFDTTGLRHHRAGEVRGFRPADYMQSSRYRRMDRYSQMAVAAVGTALRDARLQVTAENAAVVGSVLSTTFGPSASIDGYVQDLKYRGPLEVSPSRFPNTVLNAATGQISMEFGLKGPSSTLAGLPAAAYCFDLLRERKAAAMVASAIDELDRTTYTAYSQLGLLDRITLGEGAAAVVLEAEGAASSRGAAVLAELFGYASLTDPDLQANVATEAPSAETVRRCMALALQRAGIGADRVGAVVLMANGGAVDAAERQALEGLFPYGGPALLPLKRLTGENFHCHSVLGLVAAILMIHHGTVPATAPGGPQRSLAPEAPFVLVNAMDLGGSVSTVVVGPAREGVCRCG; encoded by the coding sequence GTGAACATCGGAACGCGGGTGTACTGCACGGGCGCGGGGGTGATCTCGCCGCTGGGCCACGACCGGCACTCCTTCTGGTCTGCGCTCCGCAGCGGCGACTCCGGCATCACCGAGGTGACCCTGTTCGACACGACGGGCCTCCGGCACCACCGCGCCGGCGAGGTGCGCGGCTTCCGGCCCGCCGACTACATGCAGTCGAGCCGTTACCGGCGCATGGACCGGTACTCCCAGATGGCCGTGGCGGCGGTGGGGACGGCGCTCAGGGACGCGAGGCTGCAGGTGACGGCAGAGAACGCCGCGGTGGTCGGCTCGGTGCTCAGCACCACGTTCGGGCCGAGCGCCAGCATCGACGGGTACGTCCAGGACCTGAAATACCGCGGACCGCTGGAGGTCAGCCCGTCGCGCTTTCCCAACACCGTCCTCAATGCGGCGACCGGCCAGATCTCCATGGAGTTCGGGCTCAAGGGCCCCAGCTCCACGCTGGCGGGCCTGCCGGCCGCTGCCTACTGCTTCGACCTGCTCAGGGAGCGCAAGGCGGCGGCGATGGTGGCCAGCGCCATCGACGAACTGGACCGCACCACTTACACGGCCTACAGCCAGCTGGGACTCCTTGACCGCATCACGCTGGGGGAGGGGGCCGCGGCTGTGGTGCTGGAGGCAGAGGGGGCCGCCTCCTCCCGAGGCGCAGCGGTCCTGGCCGAGCTGTTCGGCTACGCGTCGCTGACCGATCCGGACCTCCAGGCCAACGTGGCGACCGAGGCGCCCTCGGCGGAGACCGTCCGGCGCTGCATGGCGCTGGCGCTGCAGAGGGCGGGCATCGGCGCCGACCGGGTGGGGGCGGTGGTGCTCATGGCCAACGGCGGCGCCGTGGACGCGGCGGAACGGCAGGCGCTGGAGGGCCTCTTTCCGTACGGCGGCCCGGCCCTGCTGCCGCTGAAGCGGCTGACCGGCGAGAACTTCCACTGCCACTCGGTGCTGGGGCTGGTGGCTGCCATCCTGATGATCCATCACGGCACGGTGCCCGCCACGGCCCCTGGCGGGCCGCAGCGCAGCCTGGCGCCGGAGGCGCCGTTCGTCCTGGTCAACGCGATGGACCTGGGCGGCAGCGTCAGCACTGTCGTGGTGGGTCCGGCCCGGGAGGGGGTGTGCCGATGCGGCTGA
- a CDS encoding glycosyltransferase family 2 protein, whose amino-acid sequence MPVQLSVVIPTYNNPDRLPLVLRSLAQQAVEEDWEVVVVDDGSTTDTEACVAPFRELLPLRLVRQENRGRAGARNRGLREAGGRWVCLLDDDVVLAPGALRAHLAARREGSLSFGRIRNTRAASFPAIRQALAREGGWAGLDAHVVPDGYVDLAERLYRLQRVHIPWAVCTGANLMVERDACLAAGGFDEGFRGWGPEDIEFAYRLHRAGIAFRYLPGAVVHHLDRPKRRDAMLAEMMAGVRYLAAKYPGIPEIRAYLDFITGRCSLEELNARTGGERFSGAGEEATWFQPLAYLARKTEEVRA is encoded by the coding sequence ATGCCGGTTCAGCTGAGCGTGGTGATCCCCACCTACAACAACCCCGACCGGCTGCCGCTGGTCCTGCGCTCCCTGGCGCAGCAGGCGGTGGAGGAGGACTGGGAGGTGGTGGTGGTCGACGACGGCTCCACGACGGACACGGAGGCGTGCGTGGCGCCGTTCCGGGAGCTTCTGCCGCTGCGGCTCGTGCGGCAGGAGAACCGGGGGCGCGCCGGGGCCCGCAACCGGGGGCTGCGGGAGGCGGGGGGCAGGTGGGTCTGCCTCCTGGATGACGACGTGGTGCTGGCGCCGGGGGCACTGCGTGCCCACCTGGCCGCACGGCGGGAGGGGAGCCTCTCGTTCGGCCGGATCCGGAACACCCGCGCCGCCAGCTTCCCGGCCATCCGGCAGGCGCTCGCCCGCGAGGGCGGCTGGGCGGGGCTCGACGCCCACGTGGTGCCCGACGGGTACGTCGACCTCGCGGAGCGGCTCTACCGCCTGCAGAGGGTTCACATCCCCTGGGCGGTCTGCACCGGGGCCAACCTGATGGTCGAGCGGGATGCCTGCCTGGCGGCGGGCGGCTTCGACGAGGGGTTCAGGGGCTGGGGGCCGGAGGACATTGAGTTCGCCTACCGGCTCCACCGGGCGGGCATCGCCTTCCGGTACCTCCCGGGGGCGGTCGTCCACCACCTGGACCGCCCGAAGCGACGGGACGCGATGCTCGCGGAGATGATGGCGGGCGTGCGCTACCTGGCGGCCAAGTACCCGGGCATCCCGGAGATCCGGGCCTACCTGGACTTCATCACGGGCCGCTGCTCCCTGGAGGAGCTCAACGCCCGGACGGGCGGCGAGCGCTTCAGCGGAGCGGGCGAGGAGGCCACCTGGTTCCAGCCGCTGGCCTACCTGGCCAGGAAGACGGAGGAGGTGAGGGCGTGA
- a CDS encoding PIG-L deacetylase family protein — translation MTGSTALAEYLVSGLRRPPLYLSRPPGGPVLVLAPHPDDEVAGCGGAILHHRQRGDPVTVLYLTDGAASHRRPRPGLVEQRRREALAGAALLGLAAGDLIFWEQPDGRLAVTAELAAELAALLGRIRPRLIYVPFFLDDHPDHCAAGLLLAEALAGAPAEAEVWCYEVWAPLLPNRLLNITAQAAAKFAALRAHRSQNERFRLDERIERLNSMRALKVPAPLFSHLEAYAAFSADAYREAAGAIRAMLTQAEGATSGGYSVDHAVPATAVPVPDGGPRTGT, via the coding sequence GTGACGGGCTCCACGGCACTGGCGGAGTACCTGGTCTCCGGCCTGCGGCGGCCGCCCCTCTACCTTTCCCGACCGCCCGGGGGTCCGGTCCTGGTGCTGGCCCCGCACCCGGACGACGAGGTGGCCGGCTGCGGCGGGGCGATCCTGCACCACCGCCAGCGCGGCGATCCGGTGACCGTCCTTTACCTGACGGACGGCGCGGCCTCCCACCGCCGGCCCCGGCCGGGGCTGGTCGAGCAGCGGCGCCGGGAGGCGCTGGCCGGAGCGGCGCTGCTGGGGCTGGCCGCAGGCGACCTGATCTTCTGGGAACAGCCGGACGGCCGGCTGGCGGTCACGGCCGAACTGGCGGCGGAGCTCGCCGCGCTGCTGGGGCGGATCCGGCCGCGGCTGATCTACGTCCCCTTCTTCCTCGACGACCACCCGGACCACTGCGCGGCGGGGCTGCTCCTGGCCGAGGCGCTGGCCGGGGCGCCGGCGGAGGCAGAGGTCTGGTGCTACGAGGTGTGGGCGCCCCTCCTTCCCAACCGGCTGCTGAACATCACGGCCCAGGCGGCCGCCAAGTTTGCCGCCCTGCGGGCGCACCGGTCCCAGAACGAGAGGTTCCGCCTGGACGAGCGCATCGAACGCCTGAACAGCATGCGGGCCCTGAAAGTGCCGGCGCCGCTGTTCTCCCATCTGGAGGCCTACGCTGCCTTCTCCGCCGATGCCTACCGGGAGGCGGCCGGGGCGATCCGGGCGATGCTGACCCAAGCCGAAGGAGCGACGAGCGGTGGATATTCAGTGGATCATGCGGTCCCTGCGACAGCGGTACCCGTTCCTGATGGTGGACCGCGTACTGGAACATGA